In Colwellia sp. PAMC 20917, a single genomic region encodes these proteins:
- the speA gene encoding biosynthetic arginine decarboxylase, producing the protein MNKDNLAHARAHYNVRHWSQGYFGINDAGNVYVAPKFERQDHTVDLINIAKMIEDKGLTLPALVRFPQIIHHRIHSLCEAFNKAIEDYDYQEKYLLVYPIKVNQQREVVDEILASQNNKESTQLGLEAGSKAELLAVLAMAQKVSSVIVCNGYKDREYVRLALIGEKLGHKVHIVLEKMSELEMILTEAKKLNVEPRLGIRVRLASQGKGKWQASGGEKSKFGLSASQVLNVVKVLKAENMLDALKLVHFHLGSQIANIRDVRLGVSEAARFYCELRNLGAGILCMDVGGGLAIDYDGTRSQSHNSMNYSVAEYANNIVHTIGDICKSYHQPMPMIISESGRALTAHHAVLISNVIGTESYEPENIIAPTPDESILLSNMWRSLAQLNDRNDDRALIEIYHDTQSDLAEVHNQFSMGLLNLTQRAWAEQINLRVCYELNKLMDGKNRFHRPIMDDLTEKLADKFFVNFSLFQSLPDAWGIDQVFPVLPLSNLEKSHEKRAVLLDITCDSDGTIDHYVDGQGIESTLPVPAWTEDEPYLLGFFLVGAYQEILGDMHNLFGDTHSAVVFINDDGEAEITEINEGDTVEDMLNYVHLDAELFKKTYAELIDARLSKSEGEEIFKELVDGLQGYTYLEDL; encoded by the coding sequence ATGAACAAAGATAATCTTGCTCACGCTCGCGCACACTATAACGTACGTCACTGGAGTCAGGGCTATTTCGGTATTAATGATGCTGGAAATGTATATGTCGCGCCAAAATTTGAGCGTCAGGATCACACAGTAGATTTAATCAATATCGCTAAAATGATTGAAGATAAAGGCTTAACACTGCCTGCATTAGTGCGTTTCCCGCAAATAATTCATCATCGCATTCACAGTCTATGTGAAGCCTTTAATAAGGCGATAGAAGATTATGATTATCAGGAAAAATATTTATTAGTTTATCCTATTAAAGTCAATCAACAGCGTGAAGTTGTTGATGAAATTTTGGCGAGCCAAAATAATAAAGAGTCCACACAACTTGGCCTTGAAGCAGGCAGTAAAGCAGAATTATTAGCTGTTTTAGCTATGGCTCAAAAAGTTTCATCGGTTATTGTTTGTAACGGCTATAAAGACCGAGAATATGTGCGCTTAGCGTTAATTGGCGAAAAGTTAGGTCATAAGGTTCATATCGTTTTAGAAAAAATGTCTGAATTAGAAATGATTTTAACCGAAGCAAAGAAACTCAATGTTGAACCTCGTTTAGGGATCCGTGTTCGTTTAGCCTCTCAAGGCAAAGGTAAATGGCAAGCCAGTGGCGGTGAAAAATCAAAGTTTGGTTTGTCAGCTTCGCAAGTACTTAACGTTGTAAAAGTTCTTAAAGCAGAAAACATGCTTGACGCCTTAAAGCTTGTCCATTTTCACTTAGGCTCACAAATAGCTAATATAAGAGATGTAAGATTAGGTGTTAGTGAGGCGGCACGTTTTTATTGTGAGCTGCGCAACCTAGGCGCAGGTATTTTATGCATGGATGTTGGTGGCGGTTTGGCCATTGACTATGATGGTACACGAAGCCAATCTCATAACTCAATGAATTACAGCGTTGCTGAGTACGCGAATAACATCGTCCATACTATTGGTGATATTTGTAAAAGTTATCATCAACCTATGCCAATGATTATTTCGGAATCAGGCAGAGCATTAACCGCACATCATGCGGTACTTATTTCTAATGTTATTGGCACTGAGTCTTATGAACCAGAAAATATCATAGCGCCTACGCCTGATGAATCTATTTTATTAAGTAATATGTGGCGTTCGTTAGCGCAACTAAATGACCGTAATGATGATCGTGCCTTAATTGAAATTTATCATGACACCCAAAGTGATTTGGCTGAAGTACACAACCAGTTTTCGATGGGATTATTAAATTTAACCCAACGCGCTTGGGCTGAACAAATTAATTTACGTGTTTGTTATGAATTAAATAAGTTAATGGATGGTAAAAATCGTTTTCATCGCCCAATAATGGATGATTTAACCGAAAAACTTGCTGATAAATTTTTTGTTAATTTTTCTTTATTTCAATCATTACCCGATGCATGGGGAATTGATCAGGTTTTTCCTGTTTTACCTTTAAGTAACTTAGAAAAATCACATGAAAAACGAGCGGTATTATTAGATATTACTTGTGATTCCGATGGCACTATTGACCATTATGTTGACGGACAAGGTATTGAAAGCACATTACCTGTGCCAGCATGGACAGAAGATGAGCCTTATTTACTTGGCTTTTTCTTAGTGGGTGCTTATCAAGAAATTTTGGGTGATATGCATAATTTATTCGGTGACACTCACAGTGCTGTGGTCTTCATCAATGACGACGGTGAAGCAGAAATCACTGAAATTAATGAAGGTGATACGGTAGAAGATATGCTGAATTATGTGCATTTAGATGCCGAATTATTCAAAAAAACCTATGCCGAGCTTATCGATGCTAGATTATCAAAAAGCGAAGGTGAAGAAATTTTTAAAGAGTTAGTTGATGGCTTACAAGGCTACACCTACCTTGAAGATTTGTAG
- a CDS encoding 50S ribosome-binding protein YggL gives MKLNAKNRNRRLRKKLRVDEYQELGFDVAFKLADGTDNDTVDTFLNNFFNEVIQPNGLGFGGEGDVLWHGIVCTQNIGKCTDEHRTAVESWLNKNGATAVAVSDLYDVWWAE, from the coding sequence ATGAAATTAAATGCTAAAAACCGTAACCGCCGTTTACGTAAAAAATTACGTGTTGATGAATACCAAGAATTAGGTTTTGACGTCGCTTTTAAATTAGCTGACGGTACAGACAATGATACGGTTGATACTTTTTTGAATAACTTTTTTAATGAAGTTATTCAACCTAATGGTTTAGGTTTTGGTGGCGAAGGCGATGTTTTATGGCATGGTATCGTTTGTACTCAAAATATCGGTAAGTGTACCGATGAACATCGTACCGCTGTAGAATCTTGGTTGAATAAAAATGGCGCTACAGCAGTAGCTGTTAGTGATCTTTACGATGTTTGGTGGGCTGAATAA
- a CDS encoding oxidative damage protection protein, which produces MSRIIFCQNLKKDAEGLGFQLYPGEVGKRIFDNISQEAFKNWQQKQTMLINEKKMNMMEPNDRAFLETAMVAYLFEGKEPEIEGYVPPKK; this is translated from the coding sequence ATGAGCCGTATTATATTTTGCCAAAATTTAAAAAAAGATGCTGAAGGACTAGGATTTCAACTTTATCCTGGAGAAGTCGGTAAACGTATTTTTGATAATATCAGTCAAGAAGCATTTAAAAACTGGCAACAAAAACAAACCATGCTTATTAATGAGAAAAAAATGAACATGATGGAGCCAAATGACCGTGCTTTTTTAGAAACGGCTATGGTTGCTTATCTTTTTGAAGGAAAAGAACCAGAAATTGAAGGTTACGTTCCACCGAAAAAGTAA
- the trmB gene encoding tRNA (guanosine(46)-N7)-methyltransferase TrmB has protein sequence MVDKTENTHKSIEEAEKEGKYIRKVRSFVKREGRLTKGQANALEQFWPTMGLNHLDGMIDFAHLFNNSNPIILEIGFGMGKSLVEMAKNAPELNFVGVEVHRPGVGACISLADEEGVNNLKVFEHDAIEVLADCIPNGSLTTVQLFFPDPWHKKKHHKRRIVSLEFVETIRQKLKVGGVFHMATDWENYAECMIEDMNSAPGYKNLATDGDFVPRPDSRPLTKFENRGHNLGHGVWDIQFKRQD, from the coding sequence ATGGTAGATAAAACTGAAAACACCCACAAAAGCATTGAAGAAGCTGAAAAAGAAGGCAAATATATTCGCAAAGTACGTAGTTTTGTTAAGCGCGAAGGGCGATTAACAAAAGGACAAGCGAATGCATTGGAGCAATTTTGGCCAACAATGGGCTTAAACCACCTTGATGGAATGATTGATTTTGCTCACTTATTTAATAACAGCAATCCTATTATCTTAGAAATTGGTTTTGGCATGGGTAAATCTTTAGTCGAAATGGCAAAAAATGCCCCAGAACTAAATTTTGTTGGTGTTGAAGTGCATCGTCCGGGTGTTGGCGCTTGTATTTCATTAGCAGATGAAGAAGGCGTTAATAATTTAAAGGTTTTTGAACATGATGCGATAGAAGTGCTTGCTGACTGTATTCCTAATGGTTCATTAACGACCGTGCAATTGTTTTTTCCTGATCCTTGGCATAAAAAGAAGCATCATAAACGTCGAATTGTTTCGTTAGAATTTGTCGAAACTATTCGTCAAAAGCTAAAGGTGGGTGGTGTTTTTCATATGGCAACTGACTGGGAAAATTACGCAGAATGCATGATTGAAGATATGAACTCAGCGCCGGGCTATAAAAACTTAGCCACCGATGGTGACTTTGTGCCACGTCCTGATTCTCGGCCATTAACGAAATTTGAAAACCGTGGTCATAACTTAGGCCATGGCGTTTGGGATATTCAATTTAAACGCCAAGATTAA
- a CDS encoding carbon-nitrogen hydrolase family protein, whose translation MEANSVTVRHLTLQDMTELRKASESVYLNKELATWNEPTVKALLTKFPDGQICVVVDGIVVGCAFSLIIEYADFGDEHTYSEITSNMTFDNHDPKGDSLYGIEVFIHPDYRGLRLARRLYDARKELCENLNLRAIVAGGRMPNYAQHSDKMSAKQYIEKVKIKELYDPVLSFQLANDFYVRKLLTGYLSGDSESMEYATLLEWPNIFYTKSVKLINAPRSEVRLGLVQWQMRSMKSIDDLFEQMEFYVDAVSDYKSDFVLFPELFNAPLMAEFNHLRLTESIRRLSEYTEQIRDKFIEFAISYNINIITGSMPFFVDGSLYNSGFLCRRDGSWERYDKIHLTPAEVRSWSMVGGKNLKVFDTDCGKIGIMICYDVEFPEYSRILADQGMNILFVPFLTDTQNGYTRVRHCAMARAIENECYVAIAGAVGNLPKVNNMDIQYAQSAVFTPSDFAFPTTGIKAEATPNSEMTVIVDVNLDLLKQLHSHGAVHTMRDRRHDLYSITQHKKY comes from the coding sequence ATGGAAGCAAATAGCGTTACCGTCCGTCATTTAACATTGCAAGATATGACAGAGCTTCGCAAGGCGAGTGAATCAGTTTACCTTAATAAAGAATTAGCAACGTGGAATGAACCCACGGTTAAAGCCTTATTAACTAAATTTCCAGATGGGCAAATCTGTGTAGTTGTTGATGGCATTGTTGTCGGTTGTGCCTTCTCATTAATAATTGAATATGCTGATTTTGGCGATGAACATACTTATTCTGAAATCACTAGCAATATGACCTTTGATAATCATGATCCTAAAGGCGACTCTTTATATGGAATAGAGGTCTTTATTCATCCTGATTATCGTGGCTTACGATTAGCTAGGCGCTTGTACGATGCTCGTAAGGAGCTTTGTGAAAACTTGAATTTACGCGCTATTGTAGCCGGTGGTCGTATGCCAAACTATGCGCAACATTCAGATAAAATGAGCGCTAAACAGTATATTGAAAAAGTAAAAATCAAAGAATTATATGATCCGGTATTAAGTTTTCAGCTCGCCAATGATTTTTATGTCCGCAAGTTACTAACCGGTTACTTATCGGGTGATAGCGAATCAATGGAGTATGCCACGTTACTTGAATGGCCGAATATCTTTTATACTAAATCGGTAAAACTTATCAATGCTCCGCGCTCAGAGGTTCGTTTAGGTTTAGTGCAATGGCAAATGCGTTCGATGAAAAGTATTGATGATTTATTTGAACAAATGGAATTTTATGTCGATGCAGTATCCGATTATAAAAGTGATTTCGTGCTGTTTCCTGAATTGTTCAATGCACCTTTAATGGCAGAATTTAACCATTTACGTTTAACCGAGAGTATTCGCAGACTATCAGAATATACTGAACAAATTCGTGATAAATTTATCGAATTTGCAATAAGTTACAATATTAATATTATTACCGGTAGCATGCCGTTTTTTGTTGATGGCAGTCTTTATAACTCAGGCTTTTTGTGTCGTCGTGATGGTTCATGGGAACGTTATGATAAAATCCATTTAACGCCAGCAGAAGTGCGTAGTTGGTCTATGGTCGGTGGTAAAAACCTCAAGGTGTTTGATACTGACTGTGGCAAAATTGGTATCATGATTTGTTATGATGTTGAATTTCCGGAGTACTCTAGAATACTTGCCGACCAAGGGATGAATATCTTGTTTGTGCCGTTCTTAACAGACACCCAGAATGGCTACACACGTGTGCGACACTGTGCAATGGCAAGAGCGATTGAAAATGAATGTTATGTTGCTATAGCTGGCGCGGTAGGTAATTTGCCAAAAGTAAATAATATGGATATTCAATATGCCCAATCTGCGGTATTTACGCCGTCTGATTTTGCTTTTCCAACAACGGGTATCAAAGCAGAAGCAACACCTAACTCAGAGATGACTGTTATTGTAGACGTAAATCTAGATTTATTGAAACAGTTACATAGTCACGGCGCTGTACATACCATGCGTGATAGACGCCATGATTTGTACAGTATTACCCAACATAAAAAATATTAG
- a CDS encoding intermembrane phospholipid transport protein YdbH family protein translates to MRFLKFILIAVITLLIIFTITYSARVSVINYLVKTQFNSDKIALTCLNVSLTSNMAIRVNKACLQTPKANIQIVGITIQWQLSPSLNITDIDIGLAEIKGTDHLFSKKDDALLSKEQENQNLSQLLSTSLQTYAQQIKQFNLPTKINVTKLSYSPFTLSNKTETKYIANLSTLANNLSFTLTTSASVAFIEAKLTREKEGFSIEISSKLSLLKSFLSAHRLPITAALANNLTASEISGDFNTQIKYQASAISLKNQISNISITSENGIGNSGPFKLLGALNFDSQFDLITKETTHEISAKDKITVALTFVGKNEILVEYSQPQLLAKLSQAGLSPTMMSILEENPLTHVTIKPQGNARLTLNDSKGYLSHLEISAISGARPHQVKFDNITFALPTPQIPYALAVEHFVIDSQLKLLNIAKYTPAPVALHLIGSLNKTEQTTTINLTADSSITLNNIVVLKQMTEDKDNNQTHNKITTKTSTAQKPQALLSLKKLTTNLTGSVALLEDNNLNIKLKVDNHASQLNIPKKLKITSFNIFSELNGSFDDIQLNAQASADGVKLGNIVLTGPVKSPNVVITAKNLQLTNLLSLNIQLPTEVELIDGLLDYNISGQINALNNIENTPFNVSVAITSLSGEINGIWLQELNWQQHFSLLAGKITTQPNAKENLTVELIETVTPISKLSINTNWTFDKSFQLSANKLKANVLGGSFFIPNIQWPVEHGHSVNVQLNSIDLEQVLALDEKQGIVVTGNISGQLPVTFDGDKYIIEKGELHNISNGLIQVIDNPAVTELKANNSQLKLAFDALQNLHYHQLSSAVTMADDGYMQLNTVIKGRNPDIDNDVNLNLNLSYDLLGLLESLSITQRFEESLIKGLQKKKE, encoded by the coding sequence GTGCGATTTCTTAAATTTATCTTAATTGCTGTTATCACCTTACTGATTATTTTCACTATCACTTACAGTGCTAGAGTTTCAGTTATCAATTACCTTGTAAAAACACAATTCAATTCAGACAAAATAGCGTTGACTTGCCTAAATGTAAGCCTTACCAGTAATATGGCCATTAGGGTCAACAAGGCATGCTTACAGACCCCAAAGGCTAACATTCAAATTGTCGGTATTACAATACAATGGCAACTATCCCCTAGCCTTAATATAACGGATATTGATATAGGGTTGGCAGAGATTAAAGGTACAGATCATTTATTCTCCAAAAAAGATGATGCTCTATTAAGCAAAGAGCAAGAAAATCAAAACTTAAGCCAATTGCTTTCAACAAGTTTACAAACTTATGCACAACAGATTAAGCAGTTTAATTTACCGACAAAAATAAATGTCACTAAACTTTCCTATTCACCGTTTACGCTTAGCAATAAAACTGAGACAAAATATATTGCTAATTTATCGACACTCGCTAATAACTTGTCTTTTACACTAACAACATCCGCAAGCGTAGCGTTTATCGAAGCTAAGCTAACCCGAGAGAAAGAAGGTTTTTCCATTGAGATCTCAAGTAAATTAAGTTTACTAAAAAGCTTTTTAAGCGCCCATCGATTACCTATTACCGCAGCATTAGCAAACAACTTAACGGCTAGCGAAATCTCAGGTGATTTCAACACACAGATAAAATATCAAGCGAGCGCTATTAGCTTGAAAAATCAAATAAGCAATATCTCGATAACTTCTGAAAACGGCATAGGCAATAGCGGCCCGTTTAAACTATTAGGTGCGCTGAACTTCGATAGTCAATTTGATTTAATCACCAAAGAAACGACTCATGAAATTTCCGCTAAAGACAAGATAACCGTCGCGTTAACCTTTGTTGGAAAAAATGAAATATTAGTGGAGTATAGTCAGCCACAGTTGTTAGCGAAGTTAAGCCAAGCCGGGCTATCGCCAACAATGATGTCAATACTTGAAGAGAATCCGTTAACGCACGTAACCATAAAACCTCAAGGCAATGCTCGATTAACACTGAACGATAGTAAGGGCTACCTTAGTCATCTTGAAATAAGCGCCATTAGCGGCGCACGACCTCACCAAGTAAAATTTGATAATATTACTTTTGCCTTACCTACCCCACAAATACCTTATGCATTAGCAGTAGAGCATTTTGTTATTGATAGTCAGCTGAAGCTGCTTAACATAGCGAAATACACTCCTGCGCCTGTTGCTTTACATTTAATTGGCTCACTAAATAAAACCGAGCAAACAACAACGATTAATTTAACAGCAGACTCTTCAATCACCTTAAATAATATTGTGGTGCTTAAACAGATGACTGAGGACAAAGATAACAATCAAACGCACAATAAAATCACCACAAAAACGTCAACTGCACAAAAACCTCAAGCACTGTTAAGCCTAAAAAAATTAACAACAAATTTAACGGGTAGCGTAGCACTGTTAGAGGACAACAATCTAAACATTAAACTAAAAGTCGATAATCACGCTTCACAGTTGAATATTCCTAAAAAACTAAAGATAACTTCGTTTAATATTTTTAGTGAACTCAACGGCAGCTTTGACGATATTCAGCTTAATGCTCAAGCCAGTGCTGACGGAGTGAAGCTAGGCAATATTGTTTTAACTGGCCCAGTCAAGTCACCTAATGTAGTTATTACCGCCAAAAATTTACAACTCACCAACTTATTATCGTTAAATATCCAATTGCCGACTGAAGTTGAATTGATTGATGGCCTATTAGATTATAATATTTCGGGTCAAATAAACGCTTTAAACAATATTGAAAACACACCCTTTAACGTTTCGGTGGCAATTACCTCACTCAGTGGTGAAATCAATGGCATTTGGTTGCAAGAGCTCAATTGGCAACAACATTTTTCATTACTCGCTGGAAAAATAACAACTCAGCCCAATGCTAAAGAAAACCTAACCGTTGAATTAATTGAAACTGTGACTCCTATTTCAAAGCTATCAATTAACACCAACTGGACATTCGATAAAAGCTTTCAGCTTTCAGCCAACAAACTTAAGGCGAATGTTTTAGGGGGCAGCTTCTTTATTCCAAATATACAATGGCCTGTCGAACATGGGCATTCAGTTAATGTTCAGCTTAATAGTATAGACTTAGAGCAAGTATTAGCATTAGATGAAAAACAAGGTATTGTTGTAACAGGTAACATATCAGGCCAACTTCCCGTTACTTTTGATGGTGATAAATATATTATTGAAAAAGGTGAACTGCACAATATTAGCAACGGACTGATACAGGTCATTGATAACCCAGCCGTAACAGAGCTTAAAGCAAACAACAGTCAACTAAAACTGGCGTTTGATGCACTGCAAAACTTGCATTATCATCAGCTTTCCTCCGCAGTTACAATGGCAGACGACGGTTACATGCAGTTAAACACAGTAATAAAAGGTCGCAATCCAGATATTGATAACGATGTTAATTTAAATCTGAATTTGAGTTATGACTTACTTGGTTTACTTGAATCATTATCAATAACTCAACGTTTTGAAGAAAGCCTTATCAAAGGTTTACAAAAAAAGAAGGAGTAA
- a CDS encoding transposase, producing the protein MATPRKQQISLEDTPYYHCVARCVRRAFLCGEDKYSGQSYEHRRGWVEDKLHFLTQVFAIDVCAYAVMSNHYHVVVFIDEAKAKQWSMIEVLERWHTLYKGTLLTKQYCQGEALAKPLLDIVKSTAKVYRKRLMKISWFMGYINEGIARAANQEDDCTGRFWEGRFKSQALLDEAALASCMAYVDLNPIRANAAQTPENSEHTSIKLRCEQAEKSKQPSTLLPFIGNPIKGMPKGLPFELKDYLKLIELTGRCIREATSGFIEESQPAILNRLNISAENWLIITTEFNTQFHGAIGHEMALSDYCEHQQLKRRQNLSHCKQLFS; encoded by the coding sequence ATGGCAACGCCAAGGAAGCAACAAATTAGTTTAGAAGACACCCCTTATTATCATTGTGTAGCTCGTTGTGTTCGACGGGCCTTCTTATGTGGTGAAGATAAATATTCAGGCCAAAGCTATGAACACCGTCGAGGCTGGGTAGAAGACAAACTTCATTTTCTTACGCAAGTATTCGCTATCGATGTCTGTGCTTATGCTGTAATGAGTAACCATTATCATGTAGTAGTATTTATTGATGAAGCAAAAGCTAAGCAATGGAGCATGATAGAAGTTCTTGAACGTTGGCATACTTTATACAAAGGCACCTTACTGACCAAGCAATATTGTCAAGGTGAAGCCTTAGCAAAACCATTACTTGATATAGTTAAGTCAACAGCTAAGGTTTATCGAAAACGTCTGATGAAAATTAGTTGGTTTATGGGTTATATCAATGAGGGTATTGCTAGGGCCGCTAATCAAGAAGATGACTGCACAGGTAGATTCTGGGAAGGTAGATTTAAATCACAAGCGCTATTAGACGAAGCTGCTCTTGCATCTTGTATGGCATATGTTGATTTAAACCCTATTCGAGCTAATGCTGCACAAACACCAGAAAATTCAGAACATACGAGTATTAAACTTCGATGTGAACAGGCAGAAAAAAGCAAGCAGCCCAGCACGCTATTACCCTTTATTGGCAATCCAATAAAGGGTATGCCAAAAGGTTTACCTTTTGAACTCAAAGATTATCTTAAATTAATTGAGTTAACAGGTCGATGCATTAGAGAAGCTACATCTGGTTTCATAGAAGAAAGCCAACCTGCAATACTCAATCGATTAAATATATCCGCTGAAAATTGGTTGATAATCACCACTGAATTTAATACCCAGTTCCATGGTGCCATTGGTCATGAAATGGCACTGAGTGACTACTGTGAGCATCAACAGTTAAAGCGACGACAAAATTTGAGTCATTGCAAACAACTATTTTCTTAA
- a CDS encoding YnbE family lipoprotein, with product MSKILIVLFTVFIISACTHKIEVSAKEPITINLNLKIDHEIKVKVDKELDDIFSAESDIF from the coding sequence ATGAGTAAAATACTAATCGTGCTATTCACTGTGTTCATTATCAGTGCTTGTACACATAAGATAGAAGTTAGTGCAAAAGAACCGATCACCATTAATTTAAATTTGAAAATTGATCATGAAATAAAGGTGAAGGTAGATAAAGAACTAGACGACATATTTAGTGCTGAAAGCGACATATTTTAG
- a CDS encoding YdbL family protein, with amino-acid sequence MKNLTKKFIKKISCALLVSTIAFSAWATSLDDAKQQGLVGEMSNGYLGLIIDSPDAKSLVTSVNEKRKSIYMNLARTNKITMQQVTALAGKKAYDKTQPGHFIQNSTGQWVKK; translated from the coding sequence ATGAAAAATTTAACAAAGAAATTCATAAAAAAAATAAGCTGTGCTCTATTGGTCTCTACTATAGCCTTTTCCGCTTGGGCTACTTCACTCGACGATGCAAAACAACAAGGTTTAGTGGGTGAAATGTCTAATGGTTACTTAGGTCTTATTATTGATAGCCCAGACGCGAAAAGCCTAGTCACCAGTGTTAACGAAAAGCGCAAAAGTATTTATATGAATTTAGCACGCACCAATAAAATCACCATGCAACAAGTCACCGCTTTAGCGGGTAAAAAAGCTTATGATAAAACTCAACCAGGCCACTTTATCCAAAATAGCACGGGTCAATGGGTTAAAAAATAA
- a CDS encoding methylated-DNA--[protein]-cysteine S-methyltransferase — protein sequence MYFTITPSPYGDIALTANDQGLTALAFQDGALPLIIDESYIESPTHFTPVVQQLAEYFSGHRTVFDLALAPQGTPFQQKVWQALLTVKQGETKSYLWIAKKINNEKAVRAVGAANGKNPIALIIPCHRVIGANGKLTGYAGGLALKAKLLMHEQAQFSV from the coding sequence ATGTACTTTACTATCACCCCTTCTCCTTACGGCGATATCGCATTAACCGCTAATGACCAAGGGCTAACGGCGCTTGCTTTTCAAGATGGCGCTTTACCGCTGATTATTGATGAAAGTTACATAGAGAGCCCTACTCACTTTACCCCGGTGGTTCAACAGCTTGCAGAATATTTCTCTGGTCATCGTACTGTCTTCGACTTGGCACTTGCACCACAAGGTACACCGTTTCAGCAAAAAGTATGGCAAGCATTGCTGACTGTCAAACAAGGTGAGACCAAAAGCTATTTATGGATAGCAAAAAAAATTAATAATGAAAAGGCCGTACGAGCGGTTGGCGCAGCAAACGGAAAAAACCCGATCGCTTTAATTATCCCTTGCCATCGTGTTATAGGCGCCAATGGAAAATTAACAGGTTATGCTGGTGGTTTAGCTTTAAAAGCAAAGTTACTGATGCATGAACAAGCCCAGTTCAGCGTTTAA
- the mutY gene encoding A/G-specific adenine glycosylase, producing the protein MTNKTQISPKSAQFFATQTLDWYQAQGRKHLPWQHNKTPYRVWISEIMLQQTQVATVIPYYHRFMDSFPTITDLANADEDNVLHHWTGLGYYARARNLHKTAKIITQQYQGTFPEDIEQVIALPGIGRSTAGAILSLALNKHHAILDGNVKRVLARCYMVEGHNGQSKYEKALWPIAEVLTPKEGVAQFNQAMMDLGALICTRSKPKCELCPLSDSCLAFSLNEQSSYPQKKPKKIIPEKQTIMVIPRINQQVLLEKRPPSGIWGGLWCFLEVEHEEEIAALLAKLHLKQTSVVPLAKFRHTFSHFHLDISPVVIDCEQLPAKEINENNQQQWYNLATTASVGLAASTQKLISLLKP; encoded by the coding sequence ATGACAAATAAAACTCAAATATCACCGAAATCAGCACAGTTTTTTGCCACGCAAACACTCGACTGGTATCAAGCCCAAGGCAGAAAGCACTTACCTTGGCAGCACAATAAAACCCCATACCGTGTATGGATCTCTGAAATAATGCTGCAACAAACACAGGTAGCAACGGTTATTCCGTACTATCATCGTTTTATGGACAGTTTCCCAACAATTACCGATTTAGCTAATGCCGATGAAGATAACGTTTTACATCATTGGACAGGATTAGGTTATTACGCTCGAGCTCGTAATTTACATAAAACAGCAAAAATAATTACTCAGCAATACCAAGGTACTTTTCCTGAGGACATTGAACAAGTTATTGCTCTACCGGGTATCGGTCGTTCAACCGCTGGTGCAATTTTAAGTTTGGCATTGAATAAGCATCACGCTATTTTAGATGGTAATGTAAAACGGGTATTAGCGCGTTGTTATATGGTTGAAGGCCATAATGGTCAGAGTAAGTATGAAAAAGCGTTATGGCCGATTGCAGAGGTATTAACGCCCAAAGAAGGTGTTGCGCAGTTTAATCAAGCGATGATGGATCTAGGCGCACTTATTTGTACGCGCAGTAAACCTAAATGCGAGCTTTGCCCGTTAAGTGACAGTTGTTTAGCTTTTTCACTGAATGAACAAAGTAGTTACCCACAAAAAAAACCAAAGAAAATCATTCCAGAAAAACAAACTATTATGGTGATACCTCGTATTAACCAGCAAGTATTATTAGAGAAACGGCCGCCAAGTGGTATATGGGGAGGTTTATGGTGTTTTTTAGAGGTCGAGCACGAAGAAGAGATTGCCGCATTATTAGCGAAGCTCCATTTGAAACAAACGTCCGTTGTACCCTTAGCAAAATTTCGCCATACCTTTAGTCACTTTCATTTAGATATATCGCCAGTAGTGATTGATTGTGAACAATTACCAGCAAAAGAAATCAACGAAAACAACCAACAACAGTGGTATAATTTAGCCACAACTGCATCGGTTGGCTTAGCAGCATCAACTCAAAAATTGATCAGCTTATTAAAGCCATGA